The following proteins are co-located in the Armatimonadota bacterium genome:
- the rpmD gene encoding 50S ribosomal protein L30 yields the protein MLRIKLVKSLIGQKPTNKATLFSMGLRRVGASVDLPNNDCTKGMIHKVKHMVTVEEVKSK from the coding sequence ATGCTTCGCATTAAGCTCGTCAAGAGCCTGATCGGTCAAAAGCCGACCAACAAGGCTACGCTATTTTCGATGGGACTTCGCCGAGTTGGCGCGTCCGTCGATCTGCCAAACAACGACTGCACCAAGGGCATGATCCACAAGGTCAAGCACATGGTCACCGTCGAAGAGGTGAAATCTAAGTAA